CTTCTTACCTCCTGGACACCCTTGATTTGAGTAGCAACAACTTGGATGGGCCAATACCCACGCCTGTATTTGAACTCCAAGGTCTTAAGCTCCTCTCACTTTCTTCAAACAACTTCAATGGCTCCTTGCAGCTTAATGTGATTCAGCGGTTGAGAAATCTTTCCAGTCTTGATCTTTCGTACAACAGTTTATTGGTTGAATATAATGGAAATGATGGAATTAATTCATCTTTGTCCTCCTTTCCCAATATTACCACATTAAAATTGGCTTCTAGCAAGTTGAAAAAGTTTCCTGATTTCTTGAAAAACCAATCCAAATTAACCTATCTAGACCTTTCATACAACCAGATTGACGGAAATATACCAAACTGGCTCGGAGAACTTCGTAATCTTACGTACATAAATATCTCTTTTAACCGACTGGTAACTCTGGAACGACCTTTCTCcagtctttcttttttgaatgtCCTGGACCTTAGTTCAAACCAGCTCCAGGGACAACTCCCAGTTCTACCACAGTCTGCCACGTACTTGGATTTCTCGAGGAATAATTTCAGCTCTGCAATACCAGCTAGTATTGGTGGCTCCCTTAATTTGGcttatttcttctctctttctagcaACAAGTTCAGTGGGAGTATCCCTGAATCAATATGCAATGCTGCATATCTTCAAGTACTAGATCTGTCTAATAATCTCTTCAGTGGAAAAATACCCCAATGCTTGATTGAGATGAGTGGAACTCTTGGGGTGCTGAATCTAAGGAGAAACAATCTCACTGGCTCAATTCCTAATTCGTTTCAAGGCAATTGTAGCTTACAAACTTTAGATTTCAGTGGAAACCTAATAGGTGGAAGTTTACCGAAGTCTCTTGCCAGTTGTACAAAGTTGGAGGTCTTGAACATTGGGAACAATCGCATCGAGGATACCTTCCCATGTTACTTGAAGAACGTGTTCATGTTGCGTGTCCTTGTTTTGCGATCTAACAACTTTGGTGGGTCTGTTAGTTGTTCAGAATCTAATGCCACGTGGCCAATGCTTCAAATTGTAGACGTAGCTTCAAACAATTTTACTggtaaactttcaaaaatttctAACTGGATGGCAATGATGGATGATGAAAATGAGGCCCAATCAGAGCTCAATCACCTCCAATACCTCCAATATGAATTCTTGAGTTTGAATCAATTTTACTATCAAGATACCATAACAGTTACTATCAAAGGTCTAGATGTGGAGTTGGTGAAGATTCTAACTCTCTTCACCACGATTGACGTTTCCTGCAACAACATTGAGGGGCCAATACCAGAAGAATTTGGGGGACTTAGATCACTCCATATGCTCAACTTGTCGCACAATACTCTTACAGGCCAAATTCCACCATCTTTGGGAAACTTGACTAGATTGGAGTCATTAGACTTGTCAAAGAACAAGCTTACAGGGGAAATCCCAGTCGAACTTGCAGCTGGTCTGATTTTCCTTTCTGTTCTAGACCTTTCGTTCAATCAATTGGTGGGGCAAATTCCAGTAATAAAGcaattttctacattttctgaAGCTTCCTATGCAGGAAATAGTGGATTATGTGGCTTCCCTTTGAAAGCAAAATGCACACATGCAGAGCCAACTTCTCCACCAGCACCAGCACCAAAATCTCTAGACACTGCTTCAACTATGCTGATTGGATTTGATTGGCAGTTCATAGTGACTGGACTTGGTTTTGGCGTAGGAGCGGCTGTGGTTGTTGCTCTCCTGATGTTTTGGGAGAAAGGGAGAAGATGGTACGATGAAAGCATTGATAAAATTCTGCTCGTGGTTCTTCCCATGATGGGATTGTCTTACACAGGCTGCAACAATAGGGCTGAGGCAGAGGAAGATGCTGAAGATGAGAACACAGAGGActacgatgatgatgatgaagatgaaacGGAAGATGAAGAATTTCGAGGGCGGTACTGTGTTTTTTGTTCCAAACTGGACATTAGTAGGAAGAGGGCCATCCACGACCCCCATTGTACATGCTATAACTCACcccccatttcttcttcttcctctacaTCCTCATCTTCTTCATAGTTACATCGACAAAGTAAAGCTTTCTTCCCTCTtatatttcattatattttgGACTCCTTCTTGTTGTATATAGGTACAGGATCATCAACCCAAGAGAGGCGGGATGAGAACATATGCTGAACTTGTAATTGAGTAGCCTTTTGGTTTAGAAATAATCTCCTTTTTGCCTAACATCTGAATTGGGTGTGTCTGTTCTGGTATCATGTGGAAAGAGAGCGTGGCAGAGCTGTGCCATTACTCATTCAGGAGAGCGTGGCAGAGCTGTGCCATTACTCATTCAGGAATTTCATCAAACAGGTGAGCGACTGGTCATACTTTTTGATGAAAACATGCACATACCTGAACAAGGAATTTATAAAGAGAAATCAAGCATTTACAGCATCAATGCCTGGGCACACACAAGAACTGATTTTGCAATATACGGAGACAATGCTTTTGCTCATACATGACTCTGATGAAGTCCTTAATTAATTGGACTTAGAGTCTCTTCCTTTCCTACTCTACGAGAACTGCTTTTCGTTGAATCGCGGTTTATCTAGATGAACGGTTTGCCGTTGATAATATGCCGAAAGCAACCATCGCTTTAAACAAAATGCCTGTCGTTAACTCGATTGGGAAGATTGAGTCTTAGttttagaaaatgatttccagaacgtaaaatggtttccaaaattttttcttcttcttctttttttctttttcttttctgagcaAATACGAGGAAACAGGGGAAGGAGAAAAAATCAATGAGCTGGGCAACCCAACAATAAGCCTTAAAACATTCTCATCAGAgaagataaacaaaaaataaaaggaatgcATCAAATGAAAGGGAATgcattttatggtgtttatttcgacgtaaaatagttgtcaatggaaaacattttatttttgaccgaaaattcttctataattttcgaaaaatggtttacggttttcaaaaccgtaaactatttt
Above is a genomic segment from Corylus avellana chromosome ca9, CavTom2PMs-1.0 containing:
- the LOC132191375 gene encoding receptor-like protein 41 isoform X2 — its product is MRIPFTSRVFLIPICSIFLSFCIFVVAGQCLDSQRSLLLQLKNNLTFNTAMSKKLARWNQSADCCSWEGVNCSEESVIGLDLTNEAISGGRDNLSSLFNLQNLQNLSLAYNRFNGTIPSELQKLTNLSYLNLSNAGFAGQIPIEISRLTRLVSLDLSAVYFPETIPLKLENPNLKMLVQNLPELIELHLDGVNISARGNEWCQALSSSLQNLRVLSLSNCYLSGPINSSLLKLQNLSIIRLDNNKLSTPVPDFFANFRQLTSLRLSFSGLTGTFPGKIFQVQTLEILDLSNNVLLHGRLPDFPQNGSLRTLVLSNTNFSGTLSDSISNLIKLSRIDLSNCNFSGSLPHSLAKLTQLLYLDMSSNSFTGPIPSFSMARKLIQINLSHNDLIGQINSTHWEELRYLVSLELHYNSLNGSIPVSLFSLPKLQKLQLSNNQFSGQLNLSNISSYLLDTLDLSSNNLDGPIPTPVFELQGLKLLSLSSNNFNGSLQLNVIQRLRNLSSLDLSYNSLLVEYNGNDGINSSLSSFPNITTLKLASSKLKKFPDFLKNQSKLTYLDLSYNQIDGNIPNWLGELRNLTYINISFNRLVTLERPFSSLSFLNVLDLSSNQLQGQLPVLPQSATYLDFSRNNFSSAIPASIGGSLNLAYFFSLSSNKFSGSIPESICNAAYLQVLDLSNNLFSGKIPQCLIEMSGTLGVLNLRRNNLTGSIPNSFQGNCSLQTLDFSGNLIGGSLPKSLASCTKLEVLNIGNNRIEDTFPCYLKNVFMLRVLVLRSNNFGGSVSCSESNATWPMLQIVDVASNNFTGKLSKISNWMAMMDDENEAQSELNHLQYLQYEFLSLNQFYYQDTITVTIKGLDVELVKILTLFTTIDVSCNNIEGPIPEEFGGLRSLHMLNLSHNTLTGQIPPSLGNLTRLESLDLSKNKLTGEIPVELAAGLIFLSVLDLSFNQLVGQIPVIKQFSTFSEASYAGNSGLCGFPLKAKCTHAEPTSPPAPAPKSLDTASTMLIGFDWQFIVTGLGFGVGAAVVVALLMFWEKGRRWYDESIDKILLVVLPMMGLSYTGCNNRAEAEEDAEDENTEDYDDDDEDETEDEEFRGRYCVFCSKLDISRKRAIHDPHCTGSSTQERRDENIC
- the LOC132191375 gene encoding receptor-like protein 41 isoform X1; the protein is MRIPFTSRVFLIPICSIFLSFCIFVVAGQCLDSQRSLLLQLKNNLTFNTAMSKKLARWNQSADCCSWEGVNCSEESVIGLDLTNEAISGGRDNLSSLFNLQNLQNLSLAYNRFNGTIPSELQKLTNLSYLNLSNAGFAGQIPIEISRLTRLVSLDLSAVYFPETIPLKLENPNLKMLVQNLPELIELHLDGVNISARGNEWCQALSSSLQNLRVLSLSNCYLSGPINSSLLKLQNLSIIRLDNNKLSTPVPDFFANFRQLTSLRLSFSGLTGTFPGKIFQVQTLEILDLSNNVLLHGRLPDFPQNGSLRTLVLSNTNFSGTLSDSISNLIKLSRIDLSNCNFSGSLPHSLAKLTQLLYLDMSSNSFTGPIPSFSMARKLIQINLSHNDLIGQINSTHWEELRYLVSLELHYNSLNGSIPVSLFSLPKLQKLQLSNNQFSGQLNLSNISSYLLDTLDLSSNNLDGPIPTPVFELQGLKLLSLSSNNFNGSLQLNVIQRLRNLSSLDLSYNSLLVEYNGNDGINSSLSSFPNITTLKLASSKLKKFPDFLKNQSKLTYLDLSYNQIDGNIPNWLGELRNLTYINISFNRLVTLERPFSSLSFLNVLDLSSNQLQGQLPVLPQSATYLDFSRNNFSSAIPASIGGSLNLAYFFSLSSNKFSGSIPESICNAAYLQVLDLSNNLFSGKIPQCLIEMSGTLGVLNLRRNNLTGSIPNSFQGNCSLQTLDFSGNLIGGSLPKSLASCTKLEVLNIGNNRIEDTFPCYLKNVFMLRVLVLRSNNFGGSVSCSESNATWPMLQIVDVASNNFTGKLSKISNWMAMMDDENEAQSELNHLQYLQYEFLSLNQFYYQDTITVTIKGLDVELVKILTLFTTIDVSCNNIEGPIPEEFGGLRSLHMLNLSHNTLTGQIPPSLGNLTRLESLDLSKNKLTGEIPVELAAGLIFLSVLDLSFNQLVGQIPVIKQFSTFSEASYAGNSGLCGFPLKAKCTHAEPTSPPAPAPKSLDTASTMLIGFDWQFIVTGLGFGVGAAVVVALLMFWEKGRRWYDESIDKILLVVLPMMGLSYTGCNNRAEAEEDAEDENTEDYDDDDEDETEDEEFRGRYCVFCSKLDISRKRAIHDPHCTCYNSPPISSSSSTSSSSS